A genomic stretch from Kogia breviceps isolate mKogBre1 chromosome 1, mKogBre1 haplotype 1, whole genome shotgun sequence includes:
- the NADK gene encoding NAD kinase isoform X4, producing the protein MEQEKVNGSEQLRAEAASYRCSACHADEDRGLGHPIRGRAKSRSLSAAPALASTREFRRTRSLHGPCPVTTFGPKACVLQNPQTIMHIQDPASQRLTWNKSPKSVLVIKKIRDASLLQPFKELCVYLMEENNMIVYVEKKVLEDPAIVSDDRFGPVKRKFCTFREDYDDISNQIDLIICLGGDGTLLYASSLFQGSVPPVMAFHLGSLGFLTPFNFENFQSQVTQVIQGNAAVVLRSRLKVRVVKELRGKKVAVPNGISENGVLAAALDAEVGKQVMQYQVLNEVVIDRGPSSYLSNVDVYLDGHLITTVQGDGVIVSTPTGSTAYAAAAGASMIHPNVPAIMITPICPHSLSFRPIVVPAGVELRIMLSPEARNTVWVSFDGRKRQEVRHGDSVSITTSRYPLPSICVRDPVSDWFESLAQCLHWNVRKKQAHFPEDEEDADEEDGAGRAGSARDGRT; encoded by the exons ATGGAACAAGAAAAAGTCAACGGGAGTGAGCAGCTGCGTGCCGAGGCGGCCTCCTACCGCTGCTCCGCGTGCCATGCGGACGAGGACCGGGGCCTGGGCCACCCCATCCGGGGCCGCGCCAAGTCCCGCAGCCTGTCGGCCGCGCCCGCCCTGGCCAGCACCCGCGAGTTCAG GAGGACCCGCTCGCTGCACGGGCCGTGCCCAGTGACCACTTTCGGACCAAAGGCCTGCGTGCTGCAGAACCCCCAGACCATCAT GCACATCCAGGACCCTGCCAGCCAGCGCCTGACGTGGAACAAGTCCCCAAAGAGCGTCCTCGTCATCAAGAAGATCCGGGATGCCAGCCTGCTCCAGCCCTTCAAGGAGCTCTGCGTGTACCTGATGGAG GAGAACAACATGATCGTGTACGTGGAgaagaaagttctggaggaccCCGCCATCGTGAGTGACGACCGCTTTGGGCCAGTGAAGAGGAAGTTCTGCACCTTCAGAGAAG ATTACGACGACATCTCCAACCAGATCGATCTCATCATTTGCCTGGGAGGAGACGGGACGCTGCTCTACGCCTCGTCGCTCTTCCAG GGCAGCGTGCCTCCGGTCATGGCGTTCCACCTGGGCTCCCTGGGCTTCCTGACCCCCTTCAACTTCGAGAACTTTCAGTCCCAAGTTACTCAGGTGATACAGG GGAACGCGGCTGTTGTTCTCCGGAGCCGGCTGAAGGTCAGGGTCGTGAAGGAGCTCCGAGGGAAGAAGGTGGCCGTCCCCAACGGGATCAGCGAGAACGGGGTGCTGGCCGCAGCCCTGGACGCAGAGGTCGGGAAGCAGGTCATGCAGTACCAG GTCTTAAACGAGGTGGTGATAGACAGAGGCCCATCCTCATACCTGTCCAACGTGGACGTCTACCTGGATGGGCACCTCATCACCACGGTGCAGGGCGACG GCGTGATCGTCTCCACCCCGACGGGCAGCACGGCGTACGCGGCCGCCGCCGGGGCCTCCATGATCCACCCCAACGTGCCGGCCATCATGATCACGCCCATCTGCCCCCACTCGCTGTCCTTCCGGCCCATCGTGGTTCCTGCGGGCGTCGAGCTGAGG ATCATGCTGTCACCGGAAGCAAGGAACACCGTGTGGGTGTCCTTCGATGGACGAAAGAGACAGGAGGTCCGCCACGGAGACAG CGTCAGCATCACTACCTCTCGCTACCCGCTCCCCTCCATCTGTGTCCGCGACCCCGTGAGCGACTGGTTCGAGAGCCTGGCACAGTGTCTGCACTGGAACGTGCGGAAGAAGCAAGCCCACTTCCCAGAGGACGAGGAGGACGCGGACGAGGAGGATGGGGCGGGGCGGGCCGGGAGCGCTCGGGACGGGCGGACCTGA
- the NADK gene encoding NAD kinase isoform X3 yields MEQEKVNGSEQLRAEAASYRCSACHADEDRGLGHPIRGRAKSRSLSAAPALASTREFRRTRSLHGPCPVTTFGPKACVLQNPQTIMHIQDPASQRLTWNKSPKSVLVIKKIRDASLLQPFKELCVYLMEENNMIVYVEKKVLEDPAIVSDDRFGPVKRKFCTFREDYDDISNQIDLIICLGGDGTLLYASSLFQGSVPPVMAFHLGSLGFLTPFNFENFQSQVTQVIQGNAAVVLRSRLKVRVVKELRGKKVAVPNGISENGVLAAALDAEVGKQVMQYQVLNEVVIDRGPSSYLSNVDVYLDGHLITTVQGDACPAGVIVSTPTGSTAYAAAAGASMIHPNVPAIMITPICPHSLSFRPIVVPAGVELRIMLSPEARNTVWVSFDGRKRQEVRHGDSVSITTSRYPLPSICVRDPVSDWFESLAQCLHWNVRKKQAHFPEDEEDADEEDGAGRAGSARDGRT; encoded by the exons ATGGAACAAGAAAAAGTCAACGGGAGTGAGCAGCTGCGTGCCGAGGCGGCCTCCTACCGCTGCTCCGCGTGCCATGCGGACGAGGACCGGGGCCTGGGCCACCCCATCCGGGGCCGCGCCAAGTCCCGCAGCCTGTCGGCCGCGCCCGCCCTGGCCAGCACCCGCGAGTTCAG GAGGACCCGCTCGCTGCACGGGCCGTGCCCAGTGACCACTTTCGGACCAAAGGCCTGCGTGCTGCAGAACCCCCAGACCATCAT GCACATCCAGGACCCTGCCAGCCAGCGCCTGACGTGGAACAAGTCCCCAAAGAGCGTCCTCGTCATCAAGAAGATCCGGGATGCCAGCCTGCTCCAGCCCTTCAAGGAGCTCTGCGTGTACCTGATGGAG GAGAACAACATGATCGTGTACGTGGAgaagaaagttctggaggaccCCGCCATCGTGAGTGACGACCGCTTTGGGCCAGTGAAGAGGAAGTTCTGCACCTTCAGAGAAG ATTACGACGACATCTCCAACCAGATCGATCTCATCATTTGCCTGGGAGGAGACGGGACGCTGCTCTACGCCTCGTCGCTCTTCCAG GGCAGCGTGCCTCCGGTCATGGCGTTCCACCTGGGCTCCCTGGGCTTCCTGACCCCCTTCAACTTCGAGAACTTTCAGTCCCAAGTTACTCAGGTGATACAGG GGAACGCGGCTGTTGTTCTCCGGAGCCGGCTGAAGGTCAGGGTCGTGAAGGAGCTCCGAGGGAAGAAGGTGGCCGTCCCCAACGGGATCAGCGAGAACGGGGTGCTGGCCGCAGCCCTGGACGCAGAGGTCGGGAAGCAGGTCATGCAGTACCAG GTCTTAAACGAGGTGGTGATAGACAGAGGCCCATCCTCATACCTGTCCAACGTGGACGTCTACCTGGATGGGCACCTCATCACCACGGTGCAGGGCGACG CCTGTCCCGCAGGCGTGATCGTCTCCACCCCGACGGGCAGCACGGCGTACGCGGCCGCCGCCGGGGCCTCCATGATCCACCCCAACGTGCCGGCCATCATGATCACGCCCATCTGCCCCCACTCGCTGTCCTTCCGGCCCATCGTGGTTCCTGCGGGCGTCGAGCTGAGG ATCATGCTGTCACCGGAAGCAAGGAACACCGTGTGGGTGTCCTTCGATGGACGAAAGAGACAGGAGGTCCGCCACGGAGACAG CGTCAGCATCACTACCTCTCGCTACCCGCTCCCCTCCATCTGTGTCCGCGACCCCGTGAGCGACTGGTTCGAGAGCCTGGCACAGTGTCTGCACTGGAACGTGCGGAAGAAGCAAGCCCACTTCCCAGAGGACGAGGAGGACGCGGACGAGGAGGATGGGGCGGGGCGGGCCGGGAGCGCTCGGGACGGGCGGACCTGA
- the NADK gene encoding NAD kinase isoform X5 — protein sequence MADGAGAGPGSSERAWDTAWHPGFSGRSPPRPSTTEMEQEKVNGSEQLRAEAASYRCSACHADEDRGLGHPIRGRAKSRSLSAAPALASTREFRRTRSLHGPCPVTTFGPKACVLQNPQTIMHIQDPASQRLTWNKSPKSVLVIKKIRDASLLQPFKELCVYLMEENNMIVYVEKKVLEDPAIVSDDRFGPVKRKFCTFREDYDDISNQIDLIICLGGDGTLLYASSLFQGSVPPVMAFHLGSLGFLTPFNFENFQSQVTQVIQGNAAVVLRSRLKVRVVKELRGKKVAVPNGISENGVLAAALDAEVGKQVMQYQIMLSPEARNTVWVSFDGRKRQEVRHGDSVSITTSRYPLPSICVRDPVSDWFESLAQCLHWNVRKKQAHFPEDEEDADEEDGAGRAGSARDGRT from the exons GCATCCAGGGTTTTCGGGCCGAAGTCCTCCTCGTCCATCAACTACAGAAATGGAACAAGAAAAAGTCAACGGGAGTGAGCAGCTGCGTGCCGAGGCGGCCTCCTACCGCTGCTCCGCGTGCCATGCGGACGAGGACCGGGGCCTGGGCCACCCCATCCGGGGCCGCGCCAAGTCCCGCAGCCTGTCGGCCGCGCCCGCCCTGGCCAGCACCCGCGAGTTCAG GAGGACCCGCTCGCTGCACGGGCCGTGCCCAGTGACCACTTTCGGACCAAAGGCCTGCGTGCTGCAGAACCCCCAGACCATCAT GCACATCCAGGACCCTGCCAGCCAGCGCCTGACGTGGAACAAGTCCCCAAAGAGCGTCCTCGTCATCAAGAAGATCCGGGATGCCAGCCTGCTCCAGCCCTTCAAGGAGCTCTGCGTGTACCTGATGGAG GAGAACAACATGATCGTGTACGTGGAgaagaaagttctggaggaccCCGCCATCGTGAGTGACGACCGCTTTGGGCCAGTGAAGAGGAAGTTCTGCACCTTCAGAGAAG ATTACGACGACATCTCCAACCAGATCGATCTCATCATTTGCCTGGGAGGAGACGGGACGCTGCTCTACGCCTCGTCGCTCTTCCAG GGCAGCGTGCCTCCGGTCATGGCGTTCCACCTGGGCTCCCTGGGCTTCCTGACCCCCTTCAACTTCGAGAACTTTCAGTCCCAAGTTACTCAGGTGATACAGG GGAACGCGGCTGTTGTTCTCCGGAGCCGGCTGAAGGTCAGGGTCGTGAAGGAGCTCCGAGGGAAGAAGGTGGCCGTCCCCAACGGGATCAGCGAGAACGGGGTGCTGGCCGCAGCCCTGGACGCAGAGGTCGGGAAGCAGGTCATGCAGTACCAG ATCATGCTGTCACCGGAAGCAAGGAACACCGTGTGGGTGTCCTTCGATGGACGAAAGAGACAGGAGGTCCGCCACGGAGACAG CGTCAGCATCACTACCTCTCGCTACCCGCTCCCCTCCATCTGTGTCCGCGACCCCGTGAGCGACTGGTTCGAGAGCCTGGCACAGTGTCTGCACTGGAACGTGCGGAAGAAGCAAGCCCACTTCCCAGAGGACGAGGAGGACGCGGACGAGGAGGATGGGGCGGGGCGGGCCGGGAGCGCTCGGGACGGGCGGACCTGA
- the NADK gene encoding NAD kinase isoform X1 — translation MADGAGAGPGSSERAWDTAWHPGFSGRSPPRPSTTEMEQEKVNGSEQLRAEAASYRCSACHADEDRGLGHPIRGRAKSRSLSAAPALASTREFRRTRSLHGPCPVTTFGPKACVLQNPQTIMHIQDPASQRLTWNKSPKSVLVIKKIRDASLLQPFKELCVYLMEENNMIVYVEKKVLEDPAIVSDDRFGPVKRKFCTFREDYDDISNQIDLIICLGGDGTLLYASSLFQGSVPPVMAFHLGSLGFLTPFNFENFQSQVTQVIQGNAAVVLRSRLKVRVVKELRGKKVAVPNGISENGVLAAALDAEVGKQVMQYQVLNEVVIDRGPSSYLSNVDVYLDGHLITTVQGDACPAGVIVSTPTGSTAYAAAAGASMIHPNVPAIMITPICPHSLSFRPIVVPAGVELRIMLSPEARNTVWVSFDGRKRQEVRHGDSVSITTSRYPLPSICVRDPVSDWFESLAQCLHWNVRKKQAHFPEDEEDADEEDGAGRAGSARDGRT, via the exons GCATCCAGGGTTTTCGGGCCGAAGTCCTCCTCGTCCATCAACTACAGAAATGGAACAAGAAAAAGTCAACGGGAGTGAGCAGCTGCGTGCCGAGGCGGCCTCCTACCGCTGCTCCGCGTGCCATGCGGACGAGGACCGGGGCCTGGGCCACCCCATCCGGGGCCGCGCCAAGTCCCGCAGCCTGTCGGCCGCGCCCGCCCTGGCCAGCACCCGCGAGTTCAG GAGGACCCGCTCGCTGCACGGGCCGTGCCCAGTGACCACTTTCGGACCAAAGGCCTGCGTGCTGCAGAACCCCCAGACCATCAT GCACATCCAGGACCCTGCCAGCCAGCGCCTGACGTGGAACAAGTCCCCAAAGAGCGTCCTCGTCATCAAGAAGATCCGGGATGCCAGCCTGCTCCAGCCCTTCAAGGAGCTCTGCGTGTACCTGATGGAG GAGAACAACATGATCGTGTACGTGGAgaagaaagttctggaggaccCCGCCATCGTGAGTGACGACCGCTTTGGGCCAGTGAAGAGGAAGTTCTGCACCTTCAGAGAAG ATTACGACGACATCTCCAACCAGATCGATCTCATCATTTGCCTGGGAGGAGACGGGACGCTGCTCTACGCCTCGTCGCTCTTCCAG GGCAGCGTGCCTCCGGTCATGGCGTTCCACCTGGGCTCCCTGGGCTTCCTGACCCCCTTCAACTTCGAGAACTTTCAGTCCCAAGTTACTCAGGTGATACAGG GGAACGCGGCTGTTGTTCTCCGGAGCCGGCTGAAGGTCAGGGTCGTGAAGGAGCTCCGAGGGAAGAAGGTGGCCGTCCCCAACGGGATCAGCGAGAACGGGGTGCTGGCCGCAGCCCTGGACGCAGAGGTCGGGAAGCAGGTCATGCAGTACCAG GTCTTAAACGAGGTGGTGATAGACAGAGGCCCATCCTCATACCTGTCCAACGTGGACGTCTACCTGGATGGGCACCTCATCACCACGGTGCAGGGCGACG CCTGTCCCGCAGGCGTGATCGTCTCCACCCCGACGGGCAGCACGGCGTACGCGGCCGCCGCCGGGGCCTCCATGATCCACCCCAACGTGCCGGCCATCATGATCACGCCCATCTGCCCCCACTCGCTGTCCTTCCGGCCCATCGTGGTTCCTGCGGGCGTCGAGCTGAGG ATCATGCTGTCACCGGAAGCAAGGAACACCGTGTGGGTGTCCTTCGATGGACGAAAGAGACAGGAGGTCCGCCACGGAGACAG CGTCAGCATCACTACCTCTCGCTACCCGCTCCCCTCCATCTGTGTCCGCGACCCCGTGAGCGACTGGTTCGAGAGCCTGGCACAGTGTCTGCACTGGAACGTGCGGAAGAAGCAAGCCCACTTCCCAGAGGACGAGGAGGACGCGGACGAGGAGGATGGGGCGGGGCGGGCCGGGAGCGCTCGGGACGGGCGGACCTGA
- the NADK gene encoding NAD kinase isoform X6, translating to MRPLELALCVLVDTSTCHREASTWLPRAGAGPLRRGQGGPPSGVVPRTCAGHSALRTRSLHGPCPVTTFGPKACVLQNPQTIMHIQDPASQRLTWNKSPKSVLVIKKIRDASLLQPFKELCVYLMEENNMIVYVEKKVLEDPAIVSDDRFGPVKRKFCTFREDYDDISNQIDLIICLGGDGTLLYASSLFQGSVPPVMAFHLGSLGFLTPFNFENFQSQVTQVIQGNAAVVLRSRLKVRVVKELRGKKVAVPNGISENGVLAAALDAEVGKQVMQYQVLNEVVIDRGPSSYLSNVDVYLDGHLITTVQGDACPAGVIVSTPTGSTAYAAAAGASMIHPNVPAIMITPICPHSLSFRPIVVPAGVELRIMLSPEARNTVWVSFDGRKRQEVRHGDSVSITTSRYPLPSICVRDPVSDWFESLAQCLHWNVRKKQAHFPEDEEDADEEDGAGRAGSARDGRT from the exons aTGAGGCCACTGGAGCTGGCACTCTGCGTGTTGGTGGACACATCCACATGTCACCGTGAGGCATCCACATGGCTCCCAAGGGCTGGCGCTGGACCCTTGAGGAGAGGACAGGGAGGGCCACCTAGTGGTGTTGTCCCCAGGACGTGTGCTGGCCACAGTGCCCT GAGGACCCGCTCGCTGCACGGGCCGTGCCCAGTGACCACTTTCGGACCAAAGGCCTGCGTGCTGCAGAACCCCCAGACCATCAT GCACATCCAGGACCCTGCCAGCCAGCGCCTGACGTGGAACAAGTCCCCAAAGAGCGTCCTCGTCATCAAGAAGATCCGGGATGCCAGCCTGCTCCAGCCCTTCAAGGAGCTCTGCGTGTACCTGATGGAG GAGAACAACATGATCGTGTACGTGGAgaagaaagttctggaggaccCCGCCATCGTGAGTGACGACCGCTTTGGGCCAGTGAAGAGGAAGTTCTGCACCTTCAGAGAAG ATTACGACGACATCTCCAACCAGATCGATCTCATCATTTGCCTGGGAGGAGACGGGACGCTGCTCTACGCCTCGTCGCTCTTCCAG GGCAGCGTGCCTCCGGTCATGGCGTTCCACCTGGGCTCCCTGGGCTTCCTGACCCCCTTCAACTTCGAGAACTTTCAGTCCCAAGTTACTCAGGTGATACAGG GGAACGCGGCTGTTGTTCTCCGGAGCCGGCTGAAGGTCAGGGTCGTGAAGGAGCTCCGAGGGAAGAAGGTGGCCGTCCCCAACGGGATCAGCGAGAACGGGGTGCTGGCCGCAGCCCTGGACGCAGAGGTCGGGAAGCAGGTCATGCAGTACCAG GTCTTAAACGAGGTGGTGATAGACAGAGGCCCATCCTCATACCTGTCCAACGTGGACGTCTACCTGGATGGGCACCTCATCACCACGGTGCAGGGCGACG CCTGTCCCGCAGGCGTGATCGTCTCCACCCCGACGGGCAGCACGGCGTACGCGGCCGCCGCCGGGGCCTCCATGATCCACCCCAACGTGCCGGCCATCATGATCACGCCCATCTGCCCCCACTCGCTGTCCTTCCGGCCCATCGTGGTTCCTGCGGGCGTCGAGCTGAGG ATCATGCTGTCACCGGAAGCAAGGAACACCGTGTGGGTGTCCTTCGATGGACGAAAGAGACAGGAGGTCCGCCACGGAGACAG CGTCAGCATCACTACCTCTCGCTACCCGCTCCCCTCCATCTGTGTCCGCGACCCCGTGAGCGACTGGTTCGAGAGCCTGGCACAGTGTCTGCACTGGAACGTGCGGAAGAAGCAAGCCCACTTCCCAGAGGACGAGGAGGACGCGGACGAGGAGGATGGGGCGGGGCGGGCCGGGAGCGCTCGGGACGGGCGGACCTGA
- the NADK gene encoding NAD kinase isoform X2, with protein MADGAGAGPGSSERAWDTAWHPGFSGRSPPRPSTTEMEQEKVNGSEQLRAEAASYRCSACHADEDRGLGHPIRGRAKSRSLSAAPALASTREFRRTRSLHGPCPVTTFGPKACVLQNPQTIMHIQDPASQRLTWNKSPKSVLVIKKIRDASLLQPFKELCVYLMEENNMIVYVEKKVLEDPAIVSDDRFGPVKRKFCTFREDYDDISNQIDLIICLGGDGTLLYASSLFQGSVPPVMAFHLGSLGFLTPFNFENFQSQVTQVIQGNAAVVLRSRLKVRVVKELRGKKVAVPNGISENGVLAAALDAEVGKQVMQYQVLNEVVIDRGPSSYLSNVDVYLDGHLITTVQGDGVIVSTPTGSTAYAAAAGASMIHPNVPAIMITPICPHSLSFRPIVVPAGVELRIMLSPEARNTVWVSFDGRKRQEVRHGDSVSITTSRYPLPSICVRDPVSDWFESLAQCLHWNVRKKQAHFPEDEEDADEEDGAGRAGSARDGRT; from the exons GCATCCAGGGTTTTCGGGCCGAAGTCCTCCTCGTCCATCAACTACAGAAATGGAACAAGAAAAAGTCAACGGGAGTGAGCAGCTGCGTGCCGAGGCGGCCTCCTACCGCTGCTCCGCGTGCCATGCGGACGAGGACCGGGGCCTGGGCCACCCCATCCGGGGCCGCGCCAAGTCCCGCAGCCTGTCGGCCGCGCCCGCCCTGGCCAGCACCCGCGAGTTCAG GAGGACCCGCTCGCTGCACGGGCCGTGCCCAGTGACCACTTTCGGACCAAAGGCCTGCGTGCTGCAGAACCCCCAGACCATCAT GCACATCCAGGACCCTGCCAGCCAGCGCCTGACGTGGAACAAGTCCCCAAAGAGCGTCCTCGTCATCAAGAAGATCCGGGATGCCAGCCTGCTCCAGCCCTTCAAGGAGCTCTGCGTGTACCTGATGGAG GAGAACAACATGATCGTGTACGTGGAgaagaaagttctggaggaccCCGCCATCGTGAGTGACGACCGCTTTGGGCCAGTGAAGAGGAAGTTCTGCACCTTCAGAGAAG ATTACGACGACATCTCCAACCAGATCGATCTCATCATTTGCCTGGGAGGAGACGGGACGCTGCTCTACGCCTCGTCGCTCTTCCAG GGCAGCGTGCCTCCGGTCATGGCGTTCCACCTGGGCTCCCTGGGCTTCCTGACCCCCTTCAACTTCGAGAACTTTCAGTCCCAAGTTACTCAGGTGATACAGG GGAACGCGGCTGTTGTTCTCCGGAGCCGGCTGAAGGTCAGGGTCGTGAAGGAGCTCCGAGGGAAGAAGGTGGCCGTCCCCAACGGGATCAGCGAGAACGGGGTGCTGGCCGCAGCCCTGGACGCAGAGGTCGGGAAGCAGGTCATGCAGTACCAG GTCTTAAACGAGGTGGTGATAGACAGAGGCCCATCCTCATACCTGTCCAACGTGGACGTCTACCTGGATGGGCACCTCATCACCACGGTGCAGGGCGACG GCGTGATCGTCTCCACCCCGACGGGCAGCACGGCGTACGCGGCCGCCGCCGGGGCCTCCATGATCCACCCCAACGTGCCGGCCATCATGATCACGCCCATCTGCCCCCACTCGCTGTCCTTCCGGCCCATCGTGGTTCCTGCGGGCGTCGAGCTGAGG ATCATGCTGTCACCGGAAGCAAGGAACACCGTGTGGGTGTCCTTCGATGGACGAAAGAGACAGGAGGTCCGCCACGGAGACAG CGTCAGCATCACTACCTCTCGCTACCCGCTCCCCTCCATCTGTGTCCGCGACCCCGTGAGCGACTGGTTCGAGAGCCTGGCACAGTGTCTGCACTGGAACGTGCGGAAGAAGCAAGCCCACTTCCCAGAGGACGAGGAGGACGCGGACGAGGAGGATGGGGCGGGGCGGGCCGGGAGCGCTCGGGACGGGCGGACCTGA